The sequence TTAGGAATCACAATACAGGCAAAATGAGATTTCAAAATTGAAAATGGACATTTCAAACACGTTTTTGATTATTTGTTGAGGTGACGTATGTTCATGACCAAAATTCTAATGTTGCTCGGTGTCTCTCTTGGAGCAGGCTACGCAGCTGCTGACCACATTCACTCTTATCTACTTGGTTTGTCTATTGCTTCTTTAGCGGTTGGAGCTTGCTACATGATCGCATTTGCGAGTACACGTTTCCCGCAATTCGCTATGGGTCTTTTACTCCTAGGAACGATCGCGAAGCTGACAGTCACCGTGGTGGGGGTAGGGTTAAGTATTTCGAATGATTTGATCACCTCACCAATCGTATTTGCGCTGTCTTATTTGTTCTACATCATTGCAGTGAGCTATTTGTGGTTCAGCTACCGCGATAGCATTACGCCAGCGCCTAAAGGACTAAAAGCGCACGTAGCATAGCTGCCTCATAAGGTATGTTACCTAAACATAGAAAAGCGCCGATTCACATGGATGAATCGGCGCTTTTTCCTTTTCGAGTGTTACTTGTTAACTTTAGGCTATCCGTTTTCATGAAGCAGTTGGCTATGACTTAATCGAGCTCTATGCAGGGGGATACAATAAATTGAGCAACGAATCATTAACGAATATAGGCTGACATTAAAATTGAGAGATGTGGCGGCACTGATACGCCGCCACCTTTAACTCACTAGAACAAGTATTCTAAAGTAACTGACCAGTTTCGACCCGGTTGGGTATGAAGGTCGTAGTTCTTTGGGGACATTGAACCTGGTACTACTGTCTTCGACCTCAAGTCATCATGTAGCCAATACTTAGTGTCAAATGCGTTAAACAGACCTGCACGTAAGGTAAGGTCCTGCATTGGACGGTAGTAGGCGGTAAGATCGACGACGGCATAACCAGGTGCATCGACGTTCTTTTTGTCCGCTTCCGCGTCATTATCCTGCCAATCAGTTTTTCGGCTTGCCATGGTTAACGAGCTCAATAATCCCCAATTGTTAGCTACGTTGTCATATCCGAGCGCAAACACCGAGCGCACAGGTGTAACAGTATCTAGTTGCTCGCCAGTTTTCCTATCTTCACCGTCGGTGTAGGTCAATGAAAAACGAGAGTACATACCTTGAGGTGCGCCTAGCCATTCATCAAGAGCCACATTGGTTGAAAACTCAACGCCTCGAATATCTACGTTGTCTAAGTTAACCATTGTGTACACTTCTTTACCGCTGTCAGGATCCGTTCCGAGATATTTTTGAGAGATAAAATCGGTATATTGATTGTAGAAACCAACCAATTCATAAGTGGCATTTTGAGATTGGCTTCTAAAACCTAGCTCATAAGATGTGCTGCGTTCCGATGTTAGATTCGGGTTAGCCTCGATAATCGCGCCCTGATTATAGGTGTAGTACAGATCGTGAACAGTTGGCGCCTTAAAGCCTTGGCTTACCTGACCAAATACACTGTACTGTTGGTTCAGGTGATAAACTGCGCCCAGTTTTGCAGAAAAGTCATCATCTTGGTAGGCGCTGACTTCATTGCTATATCCGTCGCTTTGTTTTGGATCAGTTTTAAAGCTGTCGTAACGTAAACCCGCATTCAAGACCAATTGTTCATTCAGCAAGAAGATCTGATCGTCAATAAACAAACCAAAGTTTGTGGTGGTCGCATCGGGCACACCGGTAGACCCTACAGTACTACCAGTTTGCTTGTAGTCATCGTTATTCAGTTGAAAACGGTTGTCTTTGTAGCTAGTACCATAGGTAAGAAGGTGATAATGGCTGTCGAAATCCAATTGCTTGTTAAGTTTCGCATCAAATTGCCAAGAGCTGTCTTGGGCATCGCGTTGTCTTAGTCGATCGCCGTATAGATTAGTATTGTCAAAGTTTTTATTTAGGCTGCGACTATCTTGATAATTGACCGACCACTCCAAATCATCAGCGATTCCGCTATTGATTTGCCATTGGTGCTCGAATCCTAGTCGGAATCGTTTGTTCTCATCTGATGTATTTCTAGAGTTGTAGATGAAGTCCATCGGGCCCATCGGAATGCTAATACCGTAGTAGGAGAGTTCATCCTCTTTATGTGAATAATTGTAGTACTCACCCGTAAGCCCAATACGATGTTGGTCATTGACTTGGTAGTACGCTTTCGCTAAAACATTTCCTAGATTCTTAC is a genomic window of Vibrio sp. CB1-14 containing:
- a CDS encoding NADH:ubiquinone oxidoreductase, which encodes MTKILMLLGVSLGAGYAAADHIHSYLLGLSIASLAVGACYMIAFASTRFPQFAMGLLLLGTIAKLTVTVVGVGLSISNDLITSPIVFALSYLFYIIAVSYLWFSYRDSITPAPKGLKAHVA
- a CDS encoding TonB-dependent hemoglobin/transferrin/lactoferrin family receptor codes for the protein MYQFPFKRQLIATSVLLAFAPQLHAEIDAKSYDDVVVVSGTKTPQAYSDVSTSISKISSDEFEKNMASDIKQAVKYLPGVEAEGSGRFGLSGFNIRGMNGSRVKIMVDGVQQPVGYNPGAGEQRKYPNAIEVDTLATIEVNKGASSSLFGSDAVAGAVVMRTKNPDDVLITDGNEHRFGIKTGYSSADENFKTTATWAMRQDKLETLLMLTYADGSETKTHGSGANVIGDQRGAANPASKNLGNVLAKAYYQVNDQHRIGLTGEYYNYSHKEDELSYYGISIPMGPMDFIYNSRNTSDENKRFRLGFEHQWQINSGIADDLEWSVNYQDSRSLNKNFDNTNLYGDRLRQRDAQDSSWQFDAKLNKQLDFDSHYHLLTYGTSYKDNRFQLNNDDYKQTGSTVGSTGVPDATTTNFGLFIDDQIFLLNEQLVLNAGLRYDSFKTDPKQSDGYSNEVSAYQDDDFSAKLGAVYHLNQQYSVFGQVSQGFKAPTVHDLYYTYNQGAIIEANPNLTSERSTSYELGFRSQSQNATYELVGFYNQYTDFISQKYLGTDPDSGKEVYTMVNLDNVDIRGVEFSTNVALDEWLGAPQGMYSRFSLTYTDGEDRKTGEQLDTVTPVRSVFALGYDNVANNWGLLSSLTMASRKTDWQDNDAEADKKNVDAPGYAVVDLTAYYRPMQDLTLRAGLFNAFDTKYWLHDDLRSKTVVPGSMSPKNYDLHTQPGRNWSVTLEYLF